A stretch of Mesoplodon densirostris isolate mMesDen1 chromosome 7, mMesDen1 primary haplotype, whole genome shotgun sequence DNA encodes these proteins:
- the LOC132494302 gene encoding small ribosomal subunit protein uS14-like yields the protein MGQQQLYWSHLGKFGQGSRSHRHGVIRQYGLNIRCQCFCQYAKDIGFMRLDQV from the coding sequence ATGGGTCAGCAGCAGCTCTACTGGAGCCATCTGGGAAAATTCGGCCAGGGTTCTCGCTCACACCGGCACGGTGTGATCCGGCAATATGGCCTCAATATACGCTGCCAGTGTTTCTGCCAGTACGCGAAAGACATCGGCTTCATGAGGTTGGACCAAGTGTGA